Part of the Paludisphaera borealis genome, TCGGGTGGTGATGACCATGTGACCGGAGTTTTCAACCTGTTCAACCTATGAAACCGGATCGGGGCTCAAGATGGGTCTTGGGGCACCGGGTGGCTGTGGCAGAATGCCACAGATGCGCGGGCCTGGGCTTTCCCCCTGTGGCGTTCCGCCACAGCCACCCAGACGCACACCAACAGAATTTTCAGAGCAGCGTACGGCCGGCGTACATGCCGAACGGGTTGAGGAAGAACAGGGCAGTGATGACATCCTCGCATCCGCTTCCAGCCCTATGCCAGTGGCTCATCCGCCGCACTTCGTTTGTCCACTCTCCGCGACAACCCGGACGGCGTCGAGATTCTTAGCCGTCGAGGGAGAAATCCTGTTCGAAATCGGTCGGCGTGATACACACTTATCATGGACGACTCCGTTCATCGGATCTTTGATAATTCGGATGAAGCGGTGATCGCGATTTCTCGCATGGATTGGAATGCGCGGGCTGTGTGGCGTGGGCTGGCGTGGCGAACGGTGGCCGGATCGTCGGGGGTCGCGAAAAGTGAGCGAGCGAAGCCAATTTCGGCGGGTGGGGGTCGCGACGGGCGGAGCCGAACTCGGGGCGAAAAGTGAGCGAGCGAAGCCAATTTCGGCGGAAGGCGGACGGCGGTCGTGGGGGGCGCATCGAAGCGCGCGGACCCTCATCCGGCCGTTCCGGCCACCTTCTCCAGGGGGGAGAAGGGAAGATTGTGGGCGATCGAAGCCAATCGGAGCGTTGCGTTGAAGTGGCTGTGAAATCATGAGTTATGGCGAGTGGGCGGCTCGCGGGCACGGCGCGAACGAAGCCAATTGGCCGCAGGGCCGGCGTGCGGTGCAACTGCGGCCCGTCGGGTGATTTCGGCGCGAACGAAGCCAATCGCGCGGGAGCTGGGACGGTGCCGCGCGGGGCGGTTTTCGGCGCGAACGAAGCCAATCGCGCGGGAGCTGGGACGGTGCCGCGCGGGGCGGTTTTCGGCGCGAACGAACCCAAACGCGGGGAGGGGCTTTCCCAACCGGCGGAAGTCGTCGTTAAGATGAAGGGCGGGGACCGACGGTTGAAACCACTCAGGTCGGGCCTCGCGCCGGTCGTTCGATCGGGAGGGCGAGGTCCAGGAAGAAGCGCATCGTCCATGATTCACAAGCTAGGCTGCATCGCGACGGCGATGGCGACGCTCCTGGTCGCGGCCGCCGCCGGGGCTCAGGATAAACCGCGCGTCGCGGAAGGCAAGGACGCGCAGGTCGGGCGGTCGTTCCGGGTGCCGTACCGGCTGACCGATACGAACCATTTCCTGGTCCGAGTGCGGATCAACGGCAAGGGGCCGTTCAACTTCCTGGTCGATTCGGGCGCCCCGGCGCTGTACGTCGCGACCGAGACGGCCGCCAAGATCGGCCTGAAGCCGCCGGCCAACGGGTTCTGGACGCCTCTCGACCGCCTGGAGATCGAGGGCGGGGCGCGGTTGGAGGGGGTCAAGGCGCGGGTGGAAGACCCGTTTCAGCTCGTGGGCATGAACGCGCTGGGCCTGCCAGGTGCGTCGATCGACGGCATCCTCGGGTTCACGATCCTGGCCAAGTTCAAGCTTGAGATCGACCCGACCCAGGACCGGATGACCTGGACCCGGCTCGACTTCAATCCGGCCGATCCCCCCGTCCCGCACAAGGACGACGGTGAGCAGGCGCCGATCGAGTTCCAACTGATGAACGCGCTCGGGCCGGTCGCCAAGGGGCTGGCCTTCCTGATGGGCAAGCAGCCCGAGGAAGTTCGCGTGGCCCGGGGCTTTCTGGGCCTCACCTGGACCGAGGCCGAGCCTGGCGTTGTGCGGGTTGTGTGGATTTTGGCGGATTCGCCGGCCGCGGCCGCCGGGGTCAAGCCGGGCGACCGGCTGTTGAAGATCGGCGGCAAGTCGGTCGACGGCCTCAAATCGGCTCGCGCCCTGCTGGCGGACGTCCGCCCGGCCGACGCGGTCGCAATCGTCGTCCGGCGGGCCGGCGGCGACGAGTCGACGCTCACACTGACCGCCGGGGAGGGGCTCTGAACCATGGACACCGATCAAAAGCTTTCGGCGGCCTCAATCTGGCGCCCGCTCCTCGTCTGCGTCGTCACGGCCCTGGCGGTGGCCCTGGCGCTGCTCGGCCCCGCGCCGGCTGATGAGCAGGCGGTGAAGGAGAAGGGGAAGCCGGCCAAGGTGCCGTTCTCGATGCTGCCCTCGAACCACATGCTGGTCCGGGCGATGATCAACGACAAGGGGCCGTACCGGCTGATCTTCGACCTCGGGGCGCCGATCACGCTCTTGAGCAACAGCGCGAGCGAGACGTCGGGGGTGGTGAAGGACGACGCGCCGAAGTCGTTCCTGTTCTCGATGCGGGGCGAGGCCGAGGTGGCCAAGCTGCGGGTGGGGGACCTGACGGCCGAGAAGCTGCCGGTCGTGGTCTTCGACCACCCCGCGCTCAAGATTCTGGGCGACGTTCTGGGCCGGCCGATCGACGGGATCATCGGCTTCACGTTCTTCGCGAGGTACAAGACGACCATCGACTACCAGATCAACCAGATGACGTTCGAGCCGGTCGACTTCGAGGTCCGCGACCTGATGAAAGACCTCCCCGCCCGGCTCTCCGGACCCAAGACCGCACGGAGGAAGGTGCTGGCGCCGGGGGCCTTGTGGGGCCTCCGCCTGGGGCCGGCGGCGAAGAGCGCGGACGGCGTGCCGGTGTCCGAGGTGCTGGCCGACTCGCCGGCCCTGGCGGCGGGCCTCAAGCCGGGCGACGTGCTGACCTCGATCGACGACCGCTGGACCAGCTCGATCCACGACGTCTTCGCCGCCGCCGCCGACGTCGCGCCCGGCCAGGCCGTCGCCGTCGTCGTCCGCCGCGACGGCAAGGAACTCGTCCTCACGCTCCGACCCGAAGACGGCGCCTGAACCGAGACGTCCATAAAGAAAGAGCATCGCAAACATCCCTTCTCCCCTTGCGGGAGAAGGTGGCCGGAACGGCCGGATGAGGGATTGACCTAATAGTCTGCTCGAAACGCCACGGCGATCGAACACCCCTCAACCGCCCCTGCGGGGCACCTTCTCCCGCAAGGGGAGAAGGGAAGCAGCCTCCGATCCGTCCGCAACACAACCGCAAGCCTTGACACCCCGGAGAATCCTCATGCGATCGCGAACGACCAAGAGCCCCGCGGCGATCCTGTTGACGACGGCGACCGTGCTGCTGGCGGCCGCCGGCTGCGAGGAGGAGCGGCACGCGACCGCGCCCGCCGGCGCCAAGTCGAAGAACGCGGTCGCCCATGGACCGGCGGCCCCTCCGAAGCCCGAGTTCATCGTCGGCAAGCGGACCCAGGAGATCGTCAAGGTGGCCCCCGAGCTGGCCAAGGGGGCGAAGGCCTCGGAGAACAAGATCACGGCCAAGGACTACATCACGCTGCAAGGCAACGCCTACGTCACCATCATCGGCAAGACCTCGGTCATGATGATCGACCAGGCCATGAACCTCTACAAGGCCGAGCACGACCGGTTCCCGAAGGACTACGACGAGTTCATGGCCGACATCATCAAGGCCAACAACATCGCCCTGCCCAAGCTTCCTTATTATCAGAAATATGGATACGACGAGAATGAGCACAAGTTGAAGGTCCTCGAATACGAAGACCTCAAGAACCAGCCGCTCGGCCAGTGACGCGACCCCGCCTGGGCCTGGTCACCGCGCCGGCTCGGGCGGGTTGAAGGGGATCATGCGGCGGCCGCGCCCGGCCTTTTCGGGGGCGTCCGTCCGGGGGTGGCGCCTTCCGAAGAACGGGCGTTGGGTCTCGCTGGGCTCGACGCGGGGGGCGTTGATCGTCGCCGCCACGTTGTAGGGGAGCGAGACCGGGGTGATCCGGTTCACCAGCCAGACCTTCGGCTTCGCCTCCTCGAAGCCCAGCGACCACGAGGTGTTGGCCGCGCCCGCGCCCCCCATCCCCAGCGGCCCCTGGACGTTCCCCTGGACGAAGACCTTGAACTCCGCCTTGCCCCGCCGGGTCTGTCGACCCACACTGGTCTGGAGGTTGTGGATGCGGAGCGTCTCGAACCGCGAGCCCGCCATGCTGGTTCGGATCAGCAACCGGGTCGCCGCGCCGGAGAGCGTCTGCCCCTCCTGGACGTACTGCACCTCGGGCGTCATCCGGGCCAGCACGCCGTCGACGTCGCCCGCCAGGAGCGCCTTCCGGAGGTCGTACACCACGTACTCGATCCGCTCGTCGTCCGTCACCCAGACCCATTCCACCGCCACCACCAGCCCCGCCCCCGCCAGGGCGGCCACGCCCCAGATCAGGTACTTGCCCTCCTGCGTCGTCTTGAGCGCCAGAAAGCAAGCGACCGCCGCCAGCGCCAACCCCCCCGCCAACCACGTCGGATCGTCGGATATCAGATACATGACGGCCCGCTCCTTCTAAGCTCCGACGCTTGTAAGACACAGTCCATTATTCGGCCGCGGCGGACCCGGCGGCAAGGGGGCGGTCACTTGGATTTCTTGGGTTGGTCGGTCTTGGGAGCGTCGTCGGCCTTGGGCTTGGCGTCGTCGGCCTTGGGCTTGGCTTTGTCCTCGTCGCGCTGGGATTCGGACGGCTTGAGGGGCGCCTTGTGGCGGGTGGTCTGGATGTCGGAGTAAGCCACGGGGATCTGGTTGTAGCGGGGCTCCCACTCGCTGGGGCGGAGCTTGAGGTTGGTCTCCAGGAACCGCGACAGGGCGGCGGTGACCTTGGGTTCGAGGCGGAGGAGCTTGTAGCCGTGGAGCGACGAGGGGAAGAGTTCGATCTTGTTGAGCCGGGCGCGTTCGACGCTCTTGCGGGCCGACTCGACGGCGTCCTTCGATGCGTTGTCCTTGGCGCCGGCGAGGACGAAGAGGGGGATGCGGAGGGCGAGGGGGGCGAGCACGTGGTCGAGCACGTAGCCGGCGCCGTCGGGCATGGGGGAGACCAGGATGAGGGCGTTGACGTCGCTGGGGCGTCCCTCGGTGGAGACGGCGGCGCCCGGCTGGTAGGCCCAGGCGGCGGCGAGGTTGGCCCCCGCGCCGACGCCCAGCACGCCGAGCTTGCCGACGTTGAGGTCGCCCCGGTTGTGGCGGTCGAGGAGGAACTGGTAGGCGGCCTGCAAGTCCTCGGCCATCGCCTCGCGGTCCTCGGCGTTGCGCGCCCGACGCGGGTTGAGCCCCTGGCCGCGCAGGTCCATGGTGAGGACCGCGTAGCTCTGGTCCTGGAGGTGCTCGGCCAGCCCCTGGCCCTTCAGCTCGGTCACCGGGTCCTCGAAATCCTTGCTCGACCGGCTGGCCTCGTGGATCAGCATCACCACCGGCGCGCTCGAGCCGAGCTTCGAGGGGTAGTACGACGCGGCCAGTTGCGTGCCGTCGAACGATCGGAGCTTGAACGTATAGTGGTACGTCCCCTTGGTCAGCCCCTCTTTCTCCTTGGCCGGCGCGTCGGCGGCCTTCGGGGCGAGCGGGTCGGCGGCCTCGGGGCGGGCCGCCTTCTTGAGCGGGACGCCCCCCTGGTTGCGGAGCCGGCCGCGGTTGGCGCGCGGCCGGGGCTGCGGCTCCTGGGCCGCAACGGCCAGCGTGGCCGACAGCGCGATCAGCAAGGCCCCGAACTTCCCGATCCGCTTGAGACTCGGCATGGCGCGACGTCCTCGGTGAAAGGAGGGAAAGGCACGTTCCGAAGTGGTTTCGCGGCCTTCCAGCCCTCTCCCTCATCCATCGTAGGACGGCCGACGGAGATCAACAAGCGGGAGCAGCCGATCGAGCCGTCAGGACGAGGCCGCCGCCAGCGCCCGAAACGTCGCGAGCATGTCCTGGAGCGTCTGGTCGATCGAGTAGATCGGTGCCCAGCCGACCTCGGCCCGGAGCTTGGAGGCGTCGGCCACGAGCAGCGGCAGGTCGACCGGCCGGACCCGCGCGGGGTCGATCCGGACCTCGACCGGCCGGCTCGCCAGCTCGGTCAGCCGGCGGAGGGCGTCGGTCAGCTTCAGCCCCGTTCCCGAGCCGAGATTGTAGATTTCGCCGGCCCGGCCGCGCTCGGCGAGCAGGCGGTAGCCCCGGACGACGTCGCGGACGTCGGTGTAGTCGCGGACGACTTCCAGGTTGCCGACCTCGACGCAGTCTTGCCGGCCCTGTTCGACCTCGACGACCTGCTTCGCCAGCGTCGCCAGCACGTACCGGGGCGACTGCCTCGGCCCGGCGTGGTTGAACGGCCGGACGATCACGACGTCGAGCTTGTCGGTCAGGTGGGTTTGAATCCCCAGCAGGTCGGCCGCCGCCTTGCTGGCCGCGTACGGGTTGTTGGGCCGCAGCGGGCACGACTCGGTGACCGGCACGTGCTCGGGCGCGGGGTCGCCGTAGCAGACGCCCGTGCTGACCAGCACGATCCGCGGCGACTTCGCCAGCCCGGCGGCCTTCACGGCCTCCAGCAGGTTGAGCGTGCCGCCGAGGTTCAGCGCCCAGGTCCCCCGAGGGTCGGCCAGGCTCGCCTGGGGATTCGACTGCGCCGCGAGGTGGTAGATCGCCTCGGGCTGCTTCCGCTTGATCAGGTCGGCCAGCTCAGCCTGGTCGCTTTCCAGCAAGTCGCAGCGCTCGAGGCGGACCGATCGGCCGACCTCGGCGAGTTCCGCCGGCCAACGGCCCGACGCCGACACCCCCACGACCTGATCGCCGCTGGCGAGCAGGTGCTCCGACAGATGCCCGCCCACGAATCCCGTAACGCCGGTCACCAAAACACGCACGCGGCAAGCCTCCCGATCCTTGGAGCGATCCGATCACGCTTCCTGGTTACGATACGCGCCCGACTTCACTCGATCGACCCAGGCCGCGTTCGCTTTGTACCAGGCGACGGTGTCGGCCAGGCCCTTCTCGAACGTCACGGTCTGGGTCCAGCCCAGCTCCGACTCGGCCTTGGCGCAGTCGACGGCGTAGCGGCGGTCGTGGCCGGGGCGGTCGGTGACGTACCGGATCAGGGTGTCGGGCTTGCCGGTGAGCTGGAGCACGGCCTTGGTCACGTCCATGTTGTACCGTTCGCTGCGGCCGCCGAAGTTGTAGACCTCGCCGCTGATCCCCTTGCGGAGGGCCGCGTCGACCCCCCGGCAGTGGTCGAGGACGTGGATCCAGTCGCGGACCTGCTTGCCGTCGCCGTAGACCGGCAGGGGGATGTCGGCCAGGGCGTTGGTGACGAACAGCGGGATCAGCTTCTCGGGGAACTGGTACGGCCCGTAGTTGTTCGAGCACCGGGTGGTGACGACGTTCATGCCGTGGGTGTGGAACGCGGCGCGGACGAGCAGGTCGGCGCCCGCCTTGCTGGCCGAGTACGGGCTGTTGGGCGTGAGCGGGGTGTCCTCGGTGAACGCCGGGTCGTCGGGGCCGAGCGTGCCGTAGACCTCGTCGGTCGAGACCTGGACGTACCGCGGGACCTTCGCCGCGCGGGCGGCGTCGAGCAGGTTCTGAGTGCCGATGACGTTGGTCCGCAAGAACGGCGTGGCGTCCTCGATCGACCGGTCGACGTGGCTCTCGGCTGCGAAGTGGACCAGGGCGTCGAAGCCCCCCTCGGCCACCAGCTTCATGATGAACGGCCGGTCGGCGACGTCCCCCTTGACGAACCGGTAGCGCGGCTCGGCG contains:
- a CDS encoding PDZ domain-containing protein, yielding MIHKLGCIATAMATLLVAAAAGAQDKPRVAEGKDAQVGRSFRVPYRLTDTNHFLVRVRINGKGPFNFLVDSGAPALYVATETAAKIGLKPPANGFWTPLDRLEIEGGARLEGVKARVEDPFQLVGMNALGLPGASIDGILGFTILAKFKLEIDPTQDRMTWTRLDFNPADPPVPHKDDGEQAPIEFQLMNALGPVAKGLAFLMGKQPEEVRVARGFLGLTWTEAEPGVVRVVWILADSPAAAAGVKPGDRLLKIGGKSVDGLKSARALLADVRPADAVAIVVRRAGGDESTLTLTAGEGL
- a CDS encoding PDZ domain-containing protein, whose protein sequence is MDTDQKLSAASIWRPLLVCVVTALAVALALLGPAPADEQAVKEKGKPAKVPFSMLPSNHMLVRAMINDKGPYRLIFDLGAPITLLSNSASETSGVVKDDAPKSFLFSMRGEAEVAKLRVGDLTAEKLPVVVFDHPALKILGDVLGRPIDGIIGFTFFARYKTTIDYQINQMTFEPVDFEVRDLMKDLPARLSGPKTARRKVLAPGALWGLRLGPAAKSADGVPVSEVLADSPALAAGLKPGDVLTSIDDRWTSSIHDVFAAAADVAPGQAVAVVVRRDGKELVLTLRPEDGA
- a CDS encoding alpha/beta hydrolase; this translates as MPSLKRIGKFGALLIALSATLAVAAQEPQPRPRANRGRLRNQGGVPLKKAARPEAADPLAPKAADAPAKEKEGLTKGTYHYTFKLRSFDGTQLAASYYPSKLGSSAPVVMLIHEASRSSKDFEDPVTELKGQGLAEHLQDQSYAVLTMDLRGQGLNPRRARNAEDREAMAEDLQAAYQFLLDRHNRGDLNVGKLGVLGVGAGANLAAAWAYQPGAAVSTEGRPSDVNALILVSPMPDGAGYVLDHVLAPLALRIPLFVLAGAKDNASKDAVESARKSVERARLNKIELFPSSLHGYKLLRLEPKVTAALSRFLETNLKLRPSEWEPRYNQIPVAYSDIQTTRHKAPLKPSESQRDEDKAKPKADDAKPKADDAPKTDQPKKSK
- a CDS encoding GDP-mannose 4,6-dehydratase — protein: MRVLVTGVTGFVGGHLSEHLLASGDQVVGVSASGRWPAELAEVGRSVRLERCDLLESDQAELADLIKRKQPEAIYHLAAQSNPQASLADPRGTWALNLGGTLNLLEAVKAAGLAKSPRIVLVSTGVCYGDPAPEHVPVTESCPLRPNNPYAASKAAADLLGIQTHLTDKLDVVIVRPFNHAGPRQSPRYVLATLAKQVVEVEQGRQDCVEVGNLEVVRDYTDVRDVVRGYRLLAERGRAGEIYNLGSGTGLKLTDALRRLTELASRPVEVRIDPARVRPVDLPLLVADASKLRAEVGWAPIYSIDQTLQDMLATFRALAAASS
- the rfbB gene encoding dTDP-glucose 4,6-dehydratase, whose translation is MSSSIKRILVTGGCGFIGANFVRMELEQDPGLSITNLDALTYAGNPDNLADLAAEPRYRFVKGDVADRPFIMKLVAEGGFDALVHFAAESHVDRSIEDATPFLRTNVIGTQNLLDAARAAKVPRYVQVSTDEVYGTLGPDDPAFTEDTPLTPNSPYSASKAGADLLVRAAFHTHGMNVVTTRCSNNYGPYQFPEKLIPLFVTNALADIPLPVYGDGKQVRDWIHVLDHCRGVDAALRKGISGEVYNFGGRSERYNMDVTKAVLQLTGKPDTLIRYVTDRPGHDRRYAVDCAKAESELGWTQTVTFEKGLADTVAWYKANAAWVDRVKSGAYRNQEA